From Desulfotignum phosphitoxidans DSM 13687, one genomic window encodes:
- the dnaJ gene encoding molecular chaperone DnaJ — translation MTEKRDYYEILGVTRDADKVTLKKAYRKLAIKFHPDKNPNNREAEDKFKEASEAYEVLSNENKRHIYDQFGHQGLEGAGHSGPGGFEDIFSSFGDIFEDFFGFGGGRGGRSNRVQRGSDLRYNMTIDFMEAAFGTEKTVSIPKLTQCDECDGTGSRPGTDVETCAHCHGTGQFIQSQGFFKVKTTCPYCKGRGSIISDPCPKCVGAGRVETVRKVQVKIPAGVDVGSKLRLTGEGEASPSPGGPSGDLYVVINVKPHKFFQRDGNDIVCAIDISFAQAALGADITVPTLVGEETLTIPKGTQFGDSFRLSGQGIASLRTGRRGDQIVKVLIKTPTKLTAKQKELLKQFDKLDGNKISNKLKNLFKNL, via the coding sequence ATGACTGAAAAACGCGACTACTATGAAATCCTGGGTGTGACCCGGGATGCAGATAAAGTGACCCTGAAGAAAGCATACCGGAAACTGGCCATTAAATTCCATCCGGACAAAAATCCCAACAACCGGGAAGCGGAAGACAAATTCAAGGAAGCGTCCGAAGCCTATGAAGTTTTGAGCAATGAAAACAAACGCCACATTTATGACCAGTTCGGGCACCAGGGACTGGAAGGGGCCGGCCATTCCGGACCCGGTGGATTTGAGGATATTTTTTCCAGCTTCGGTGACATATTTGAAGACTTTTTCGGATTCGGTGGTGGCCGGGGGGGCCGGAGCAACCGGGTGCAGCGGGGATCTGACCTGCGCTATAACATGACCATTGATTTCATGGAAGCAGCGTTCGGTACTGAAAAAACCGTGTCCATACCCAAACTGACCCAGTGTGACGAATGTGACGGCACGGGAAGCCGGCCCGGGACTGACGTGGAAACCTGCGCCCATTGCCACGGTACGGGCCAGTTTATCCAGAGCCAGGGATTTTTCAAGGTCAAGACCACCTGTCCTTATTGCAAGGGCCGGGGCAGTATCATTTCCGATCCCTGTCCCAAATGTGTGGGGGCCGGCCGTGTGGAAACCGTGCGCAAGGTGCAGGTCAAAATTCCGGCCGGCGTGGATGTGGGGTCCAAACTGCGCCTGACGGGTGAGGGAGAAGCGTCTCCCAGCCCGGGCGGTCCGTCCGGAGACCTGTATGTGGTCATCAATGTGAAACCCCACAAATTTTTCCAGCGGGACGGCAACGACATTGTCTGTGCCATTGACATCTCCTTTGCCCAGGCAGCGCTTGGGGCCGATATCACCGTGCCCACCCTGGTGGGGGAGGAAACCCTCACCATTCCCAAAGGCACCCAGTTCGGAGACAGCTTCCGGCTTTCCGGACAGGGGATCGCTTCATTGCGCACGGGCCGGCGGGGAGACCAGATTGTCAAGGTGCTCATCAAAACCCCCACCAAACTCACTGCCAAGCAAAAGGAATTATTAAAGCAGTTTGACAAACTGGATGGCAACAAAATTTCCAATAAATTGAAAAATCTGTTTAAAAATTTATAG
- the nadB gene encoding L-aspartate oxidase, with translation MIRKTDFLVIGSGIAGLSYALKAAEHGHVTIITKKNIQQSNTALAQGGVAAVFGKQDSFDLHVADTLKAGDGLCNREVVKMVVENGPDRIRELVDLGARFNMAGTGKFDFSMGREGGHSVKRIIHAHDLTGREIEDALVAKAREHDNITILEDHVAVNLITVSSTVRSGVLVTHYENSCCGAYVLDNATGRVETFHAAVTLLATGGACKIYLYTSNPDIATGDGIAMAYRAGASVANLEFVQFHPTCLYHPEAKNFLISEAVRGEGAVLIDAKGRRFMADYTPEKELACRDVVARAIDSELKKTGAESVFLDISHKDPDFVRERFPHIHARCLEYGIDITTDPIPVVPAAHYMCGGVATDLKGKTDVQGLYAVGETACTGLHGANRLASNSLLEALVYAHNAYLDSVKNLSAIRKQNMDVTLAPWDETNTSDSDEAIVVSHNWDEIRRLMWNYVGIVRSDKRLQRAARRVKTIHDEIDEYYWDFKLTSDLVELRNLATVAKLVIQSALSRKESRGLHYNIGYPEKDDTRCLVPTILKKRF, from the coding sequence ATGATCCGAAAAACCGATTTTCTGGTGATCGGCAGTGGTATCGCCGGACTGAGTTATGCATTAAAGGCCGCTGAACACGGGCATGTCACCATTATTACCAAAAAAAATATTCAGCAGAGCAACACGGCCCTGGCCCAGGGCGGGGTGGCAGCCGTGTTCGGAAAGCAGGATTCTTTTGATCTGCACGTGGCGGACACCCTCAAAGCCGGGGATGGCCTGTGTAACCGGGAAGTGGTAAAAATGGTGGTGGAAAACGGGCCGGACCGGATCCGGGAACTGGTGGATCTGGGTGCCCGGTTCAACATGGCAGGCACGGGTAAATTTGATTTTTCCATGGGCCGGGAAGGCGGGCATTCCGTCAAACGCATCATCCATGCCCATGACCTGACCGGCAGGGAAATTGAAGACGCTTTGGTGGCAAAGGCCAGAGAACATGACAATATCACCATTCTGGAAGATCATGTGGCCGTGAACCTGATCACGGTTTCTTCCACCGTTCGCAGCGGTGTGCTGGTGACCCACTATGAAAACAGCTGCTGCGGGGCGTATGTACTGGACAATGCCACCGGCCGGGTGGAAACCTTTCATGCGGCCGTGACCCTGCTGGCCACGGGAGGGGCGTGCAAGATTTATCTGTATACCTCCAATCCGGATATCGCTACAGGCGACGGTATTGCCATGGCCTACCGGGCCGGGGCGTCCGTGGCCAACCTGGAGTTTGTCCAGTTCCATCCCACCTGCCTGTATCATCCGGAAGCCAAGAATTTTCTGATTTCCGAAGCTGTGCGGGGTGAAGGGGCCGTGTTGATCGATGCCAAAGGCCGGCGGTTCATGGCAGACTATACCCCGGAAAAAGAACTGGCCTGCCGGGACGTGGTGGCCAGGGCCATTGACAGTGAACTCAAGAAAACCGGGGCGGAATCGGTATTTCTGGATATTTCCCATAAAGATCCTGATTTTGTCCGTGAGCGGTTTCCCCATATTCACGCCCGGTGCCTGGAATACGGCATCGATATCACCACGGATCCCATCCCCGTGGTGCCGGCGGCCCATTACATGTGCGGCGGGGTGGCTACGGATCTGAAAGGAAAGACCGATGTCCAGGGGCTGTATGCCGTGGGAGAAACCGCGTGCACCGGGCTTCACGGCGCCAACCGCCTGGCATCCAATTCACTGCTGGAAGCCCTGGTTTATGCCCACAATGCGTATCTGGATTCCGTTAAAAATCTGTCGGCCATCAGAAAACAAAATATGGATGTCACCCTGGCACCCTGGGATGAAACCAACACCTCGGACAGTGATGAAGCCATTGTGGTGTCCCATAACTGGGATGAGATCCGGCGGCTCATGTGGAATTATGTGGGGATCGTCCGGTCGGACAAGCGGTTGCAGCGGGCGGCCCGGCGTGTCAAAACCATTCACGATGAAATCGACGAATATTACTGGGATTTTAAACTGACATCCGATCTGGTGGAGTTGAGAAACCTTGCCACCGTGGCAAAACTGGTGATTCAATCTGCACTCTCAAGAAAAGAAAGCCGCGGACTTCATTACAATATCGGATATCCCGAAAAAGACGACACCCGGTGTTTAGTTCCCACGATTCTGAAAAAACGGTTCTGA
- a CDS encoding tRNA threonylcarbamoyladenosine dehydratase: MPDMNQFDRTARLMGTQAVTKLGHARVAVFGLGAVGSFAVEALARAGVGYLRLVDFDRVDMSNINRQLYALHSTLGEKKRRDRQGPGARHLSGL; the protein is encoded by the coding sequence ATGCCGGATATGAATCAGTTTGACAGGACCGCCCGTCTGATGGGCACACAGGCCGTGACAAAACTGGGACATGCCAGAGTAGCGGTGTTCGGGTTGGGCGCCGTGGGGTCTTTTGCGGTTGAAGCATTGGCCAGAGCCGGGGTGGGGTATCTGCGCCTGGTGGATTTTGACCGGGTGGACATGTCCAATATCAACCGACAGCTGTATGCGCTTCATTCCACTTTGGGCGAAAAAAAACGCAGAGATCGCCAGGGCCCGGGTGCAAGACATTTATCCGGCCTGTGA
- a CDS encoding small multi-drug export protein, with protein sequence MKNQLFKTTQGKLLIISICMALVLVGTIGFYLATDAALAKTLILTFFANTFGGRSVGIGLCILQGLTAFPTIFYNFYLEVMVVLFTYAVFALTTTNYLRVEWIIRAMERVAETALKKKHKIERFGWFGIFLFVMIPLPVTGPVVGAIIGSMIGLGWIRNFSATFLGTLTALVLWFEFFEFLDERFQMIQSFFVIILILVLIPYFGKIRRLIESLRRKKPLDP encoded by the coding sequence ATGAAAAACCAGCTTTTCAAAACCACCCAGGGCAAACTGCTGATCATCAGTATCTGTATGGCCCTGGTGCTTGTGGGTACCATCGGTTTTTATCTTGCCACGGATGCGGCATTGGCAAAAACCCTGATTCTCACTTTTTTTGCCAATACGTTCGGCGGCCGATCCGTTGGCATCGGCTTGTGCATCCTGCAGGGGCTCACCGCGTTTCCCACCATATTCTACAACTTTTATCTGGAAGTGATGGTGGTGCTTTTCACCTATGCCGTTTTTGCGTTGACAACGACCAACTACCTGCGGGTGGAATGGATAATCCGGGCCATGGAACGGGTGGCGGAAACGGCCCTGAAAAAAAAGCACAAAATTGAACGGTTCGGATGGTTCGGTATTTTTTTGTTTGTCATGATTCCTTTGCCTGTTACCGGACCCGTGGTGGGTGCCATCATCGGCAGTATGATCGGGCTGGGCTGGATCCGAAATTTTTCCGCCACATTTCTGGGCACCCTGACGGCCCTGGTCCTGTGGTTTGAATTTTTCGAATTCTTAGATGAGCGGTTTCAGATGATTCAGTCTTTTTTTGTCATCATCCTCATTTTGGTACTCATCCCCTATTTCGGAAAAATCCGCCGGCTCATTGAATCGTTGCGCCGGAAAAAACCGCTGGACCCCTGA
- the ubiE gene encoding bifunctional demethylmenaquinone methyltransferase/2-methoxy-6-polyprenyl-1,4-benzoquinol methylase UbiE, translated as MNKELDFVKGMFDKIAHRYDFLNRLLSLRQDVMWRNQMVRAAAPGPESRILDVACGTCDVALALSRHLTGRTRITGLDFSYAMLDAGKKKCAAQSNQSICLVNGDALALPFLPETFDAVFIAFGIRNIMNRPRALSEFYKVLKPGGKLAVLELITPQNPFLKPIYLSYFKKVLPLIGAFFSKDNNAYYYLPESVLKFPAPDAFAGMMSETGFSRVRFKPMSFGIVTLFVGTRQ; from the coding sequence ATGAACAAAGAACTTGATTTTGTCAAGGGAATGTTTGACAAAATCGCCCATAGATATGATTTCCTGAACCGCCTGCTCAGTCTCCGCCAGGATGTCATGTGGCGGAACCAGATGGTGCGGGCCGCGGCGCCGGGGCCGGAAAGCCGGATTCTGGATGTGGCCTGCGGCACCTGTGATGTGGCCCTGGCCTTGAGCCGCCATCTTACAGGCCGCACCCGGATCACAGGCCTGGATTTTTCCTATGCCATGCTGGATGCCGGCAAAAAAAAATGCGCTGCCCAATCCAACCAAAGCATCTGTCTGGTGAACGGGGACGCGCTGGCCCTGCCGTTCCTTCCGGAAACGTTTGATGCTGTGTTCATCGCTTTCGGCATCCGGAATATCATGAACCGGCCCCGGGCATTGTCTGAATTTTACAAGGTGCTCAAACCCGGCGGAAAACTGGCGGTTCTGGAACTGATAACCCCCCAAAACCCTTTTTTAAAACCCATTTATTTAAGTTATTTCAAAAAAGTGCTGCCGCTGATCGGGGCTTTTTTTTCAAAAGATAACAATGCCTATTATTATCTGCCTGAATCTGTTTTGAAATTTCCCGCGCCGGATGCCTTTGCCGGGATGATGTCGGAAACCGGATTCAGCCGCGTGCGGTTTAAACCCATGTCCTTTGGCATTGTCACCTTGTTTGTCGGTACCCGTCAATAA
- the queD gene encoding 6-carboxytetrahydropterin synthase QueD, translated as MFELKVKTRFAGAHRLTMVGQKCENLHGHNWQVEVCVKGPKLNDAGVLADFGDIKKAVRQVVDGDLDHKYLNELSVFEGMQPTSERIAVYIARQVQALLDENLPEKLQVSRVMAWESEDACAIYYPD; from the coding sequence ATGTTTGAACTGAAAGTTAAAACCCGGTTTGCCGGTGCCCATCGATTGACCATGGTGGGCCAGAAATGTGAAAACCTTCACGGCCATAACTGGCAGGTGGAAGTGTGTGTCAAAGGCCCTAAACTGAATGATGCCGGGGTGCTGGCGGATTTCGGGGACATCAAAAAAGCAGTGCGTCAGGTGGTGGACGGAGACCTGGACCACAAATATCTCAATGAACTGTCTGTGTTTGAGGGCATGCAGCCCACCTCGGAGCGGATTGCCGTTTACATCGCCCGGCAGGTCCAGGCCCTGCTGGATGAGAATCTGCCGGAAAAATTACAGGTGTCCCGGGTCATGGCATGGGAATCAGAAGATGCCTGCGCCATCTACTATCCGGACTAA
- a CDS encoding tRNA threonylcarbamoyladenosine dehydratase, with translation MQDIYPACDVDICDTFVNADSLDTLLSPDLDVVVDAIDGLNSKVNLLVAARQMDLCVVSSMGAGGRKEVSQIRTGDISDTQVCPLARVVRRRLHRRGVFTGIRCVYSLEPPVLSPDAKILPEQEAQDPGNSPGHGRQRPPMGTIPWIPGIFGLTLAAEAVQIITG, from the coding sequence GTGCAAGACATTTATCCGGCCTGTGATGTGGACATCTGTGACACCTTTGTGAATGCAGACAGTTTAGATACGCTGTTGTCTCCGGATCTGGACGTGGTGGTGGATGCCATCGACGGGTTGAATTCCAAGGTCAATCTGCTGGTGGCGGCCCGGCAGATGGATCTTTGTGTGGTCTCTTCCATGGGGGCCGGCGGCCGAAAAGAGGTGTCCCAAATCAGAACCGGCGATATCAGCGACACCCAGGTGTGCCCCCTGGCCCGGGTGGTACGCCGCCGGCTGCATCGCCGGGGCGTGTTCACGGGAATCCGGTGCGTGTACTCTTTGGAACCCCCGGTTTTATCACCGGATGCAAAGATTTTGCCCGAACAAGAAGCACAAGATCCAGGAAACAGTCCCGGTCACGGCCGGCAACGGCCGCCCATGGGCACTATTCCCTGGATCCCGGGCATATTCGGTCTGACCCTGGCGGCGGAAGCCGTTCAGATCATTACCGGCTGA
- a CDS encoding long-chain-fatty-acid--CoA ligase: protein MEKWQTPYWPEGVAHDVTNYHYPLTQVLDRTAQKYPDNVYTIFNGASRTYAQVKDTADRIANFLAASGIKQGDKIAIFLPNIPHFPEVLFGILKAGAVAVNCNPIYTPKELHYQLNDSGSKMVFCMDHPEFYANTQEAIKDTQVQTVIVCNVKSYLPRLKGFIGGLLGKIPKADKIDPGHHMFDDIVAASSPTPPDITVSPEKDTAIMLYTGGTTGVPKGAELTHTNFTYNLEACEEYFRLVHEPGGKPEKMRHGGYHTYLGVLPWYHSFGITSALLFSALSGSRLICIPDPRAGNPPFTGVMEAVQKYKPTFITAVPTIFVAFTNYPHLEKYDISSIMGCLSGGAPLPPEVCRQFEEKTGSIIFEAYGLTETAPAVCINPSFKETRKIGSIGFPLPGTDVKIVELEDSTQEVPTGENGELAICGPQVMKGYWNRPDANEEVFVTIDGNRYFLTGDIGFIDKDGYIIITDRKKDMIIVGGFNVYPREVEDVLYTHPKVELAAVVGVPDEKSGEKVKAFIKFKQGETATKEEIDAFCKENMAGYKRPRFIEFKEDIPLSNVGKVLRRVLRDEEISR, encoded by the coding sequence ATGGAGAAATGGCAGACCCCTTACTGGCCGGAAGGTGTGGCCCATGATGTGACCAATTACCATTATCCGCTGACCCAGGTCCTGGACCGGACGGCGCAAAAGTACCCCGACAACGTGTATACGATTTTCAACGGCGCATCCAGAACCTATGCCCAGGTCAAGGATACGGCCGACAGAATCGCCAATTTCCTTGCTGCCAGCGGCATTAAACAAGGAGACAAGATTGCGATTTTTCTTCCCAACATTCCCCATTTTCCGGAAGTGCTTTTCGGAATCTTGAAAGCCGGTGCCGTGGCCGTCAACTGCAACCCCATCTATACACCCAAGGAACTCCATTACCAGCTGAACGATTCAGGATCCAAAATGGTGTTCTGCATGGACCATCCCGAATTTTACGCCAACACCCAGGAAGCCATTAAAGACACGCAGGTGCAAACCGTGATCGTGTGCAACGTCAAATCCTACCTGCCCCGGCTCAAGGGGTTTATCGGCGGCCTGCTGGGCAAAATTCCCAAGGCGGACAAGATCGATCCCGGCCATCACATGTTTGACGACATTGTGGCGGCATCATCTCCGACCCCGCCGGATATCACGGTATCTCCCGAAAAAGACACGGCCATCATGCTGTACACCGGCGGCACCACAGGCGTCCCCAAGGGTGCGGAGCTCACCCACACCAATTTCACCTACAACCTGGAAGCCTGTGAAGAATATTTCCGTCTTGTGCACGAACCCGGCGGCAAACCGGAAAAAATGCGCCACGGCGGATACCACACTTATTTAGGCGTACTGCCCTGGTACCACAGTTTCGGTATTACCAGTGCACTGTTGTTTTCCGCTTTGTCCGGGAGCCGGCTTATCTGCATTCCGGACCCCCGGGCCGGGAACCCGCCCTTCACCGGGGTGATGGAAGCCGTACAGAAATACAAGCCCACCTTTATCACGGCTGTTCCCACCATTTTTGTGGCCTTTACCAACTATCCCCATCTGGAAAAATACGACATCTCCTCCATCATGGGGTGCCTGTCCGGCGGAGCCCCGCTGCCGCCGGAAGTATGCCGGCAGTTTGAAGAAAAAACCGGGTCCATTATTTTTGAAGCATACGGCCTGACGGAAACCGCCCCTGCCGTATGCATCAACCCCTCTTTCAAGGAAACCCGGAAAATCGGTTCCATCGGGTTTCCCCTGCCGGGCACGGATGTTAAAATCGTGGAACTGGAAGACAGCACCCAAGAGGTACCGACGGGCGAAAACGGGGAACTGGCCATCTGTGGTCCCCAGGTGATGAAAGGGTACTGGAACAGACCCGATGCCAATGAAGAGGTGTTTGTAACCATTGACGGGAACCGCTATTTTCTCACCGGCGATATCGGATTCATCGACAAAGACGGATATATCATTATCACGGACCGCAAAAAAGACATGATCATTGTGGGCGGTTTCAATGTGTATCCCCGGGAAGTGGAAGATGTTCTTTACACCCATCCCAAGGTGGAACTGGCCGCCGTGGTGGGGGTGCCGGACGAAAAAAGCGGCGAAAAAGTCAAGGCGTTCATCAAATTCAAACAGGGAGAAACCGCCACAAAAGAAGAAATCGATGCCTTTTGCAAGGAAAATATGGCCGGATACAAGCGGCCACGATTTATCGAGTTCAAAGAAGACATCCCGCTGTCCAATGTGGGCAAGGTGCTGCGCCGGGTATTGCGGGACGAGGAGATCAGCCGGTAA
- a CDS encoding TIGR04211 family SH3 domain-containing protein, whose product MTKWMKLCVILCVWGWVSGVGAQEMYVSGITKITMRTGPGVEHKILAMLESGSRLEVMEYQSDWSLVQTENQKQGWVLTRFLTEDKPLTFQVETLKKQNKDLADALEKLDTQNQILAEKNQALADIEEKYRDLKQASADFMELNEKYKALVQLSKEQAQQISMLKENLNNEAMLWFLSGAGVFIVGLILGLSTRKKKRHSLL is encoded by the coding sequence ATGACCAAATGGATGAAACTATGCGTTATCCTGTGTGTATGGGGGTGGGTGTCCGGGGTCGGGGCCCAGGAAATGTATGTGAGCGGGATTACCAAAATCACCATGCGCACCGGGCCGGGGGTCGAACATAAAATTTTGGCCATGCTGGAATCCGGTTCCCGGCTGGAAGTGATGGAGTATCAATCGGACTGGTCTCTGGTTCAGACAGAGAATCAAAAACAGGGGTGGGTTTTGACCCGTTTTCTGACAGAAGACAAGCCGTTGACATTTCAGGTTGAAACGCTGAAAAAACAAAATAAAGACCTGGCAGACGCACTTGAAAAACTTGACACACAGAATCAGATCCTGGCTGAAAAAAATCAGGCCTTAGCGGATATCGAAGAAAAATACCGGGATTTGAAGCAGGCATCGGCTGATTTTATGGAACTCAATGAAAAATACAAAGCCCTGGTTCAATTGTCAAAAGAGCAGGCACAGCAGATTTCAATGCTAAAGGAAAATCTGAACAATGAAGCCATGCTGTGGTTTCTGAGCGGGGCCGGCGTGTTTATTGTGGGATTGATCCTCGGGCTGAGTACCCGGAAGAAAAAGAGACATTCATTATTATGA
- a CDS encoding NAD(P)/FAD-dependent oxidoreductase yields MTYDVIIVGGGPAGLFAAGYLMEHARLKVLLIEKGKEPLKRKCPNHHLQKCVGCDPCNILSGIGGAGLYSDGKLNFIPRLGKTDLTQFMPLSEAQALIDETEAVFTRFNMDGPVYPTDMDAARQIRKEARRFGIDLMLIRQKHLGSDNLPGYIAAMADHIRAKGLAVKVNETVTDILEQDGQVTGVVTDKATYEAPHVILAPGRVGANWMATVAQKHGINLSQRGIEVGVRVEVHNDIMDDLCNIIYDPTFFIQTHTYDDQTRTFCTNQGGFISLENYRDFVCVNGHAYSGKKSENTNFAFLSKVILTEPVTDNQSYGESIGRLATIIGGGKPILQRFGDLKRGRRSTWHRIRKGYIEPTMTNVVCGDIAMALPERILSNIIEGLEILNQVVPGVSNDETLLYAPEIKFFATQVETSNHLETKINGLYVAGDGPGVAGNIVSAAATGLIPAKHIIARQ; encoded by the coding sequence ATGACATATGACGTGATTATTGTGGGCGGCGGACCGGCAGGGTTGTTTGCCGCCGGGTATCTGATGGAACATGCCCGGCTCAAGGTGCTGCTCATTGAAAAAGGCAAAGAGCCTCTCAAACGCAAATGCCCCAACCATCATTTGCAGAAATGCGTCGGATGCGACCCGTGCAATATTTTGTCAGGCATCGGCGGGGCCGGGCTGTATTCCGACGGCAAGCTCAATTTCATTCCCCGGCTGGGAAAAACCGATCTGACCCAGTTCATGCCCTTGTCAGAGGCCCAGGCCCTGATCGATGAAACCGAAGCCGTGTTCACCCGGTTCAACATGGACGGGCCCGTCTATCCCACGGACATGGACGCAGCCCGGCAGATCCGAAAAGAGGCCCGGCGTTTCGGCATCGACCTGATGCTCATCCGGCAGAAACACTTAGGGTCTGACAACCTGCCCGGGTATATCGCTGCCATGGCGGATCATATCCGGGCAAAAGGGCTGGCCGTCAAAGTCAACGAGACCGTCACCGATATTCTGGAACAGGACGGGCAGGTGACCGGCGTGGTCACGGACAAGGCCACGTATGAGGCCCCACATGTGATTCTGGCCCCGGGACGGGTGGGGGCCAACTGGATGGCAACAGTGGCACAAAAACACGGTATTAACCTAAGCCAGCGGGGCATCGAAGTAGGGGTCCGGGTGGAGGTGCACAATGATATCATGGACGATCTGTGTAACATCATCTATGATCCCACTTTTTTTATCCAGACCCATACCTATGACGATCAGACAAGAACGTTTTGCACCAACCAGGGGGGATTCATCTCTTTGGAAAACTACCGGGATTTTGTGTGTGTCAACGGGCATGCCTATTCAGGAAAAAAATCGGAAAACACCAATTTTGCGTTTCTGTCCAAAGTGATATTGACGGAACCCGTGACCGACAACCAGTCCTATGGCGAGTCCATCGGCCGGCTGGCCACCATCATCGGCGGGGGCAAACCTATTTTACAGCGGTTCGGGGACCTGAAACGGGGGCGCCGCTCCACCTGGCACCGCATCCGCAAAGGCTATATCGAACCCACCATGACAAATGTGGTATGTGGCGATATTGCCATGGCCCTGCCGGAAAGAATCCTGTCAAACATCATCGAGGGCCTGGAAATCCTCAACCAGGTGGTGCCGGGGGTTTCCAACGACGAAACCCTGCTGTACGCCCCGGAAATCAAGTTTTTTGCCACCCAGGTGGAAACCAGCAACCATCTGGAAACAAAGATCAACGGGTTGTATGTGGCGGGCGACGGGCCCGGTGTGGCCGGTAATATCGTGTCTGCCGCCGCCACGGGCCTGATTCCGGCCAAACACATTATTGCCCGGCAATAA
- a CDS encoding hemolysin family protein, which yields MNPIFGRMDTDILGLILYVGLALFFSFLCSVAEAVLLSVTPSYIEGLKKNHPRKAALLQRLKQDNVDRSLAAILTLNTIAHTVGAIGAGAKATAVFGSAWFGVFSAAMTLMILFLSEILPKTIGAVYWSRLTGPTAIFINTLITILYPIVWLSEKLTKFISRGKTMHIFSRDEFIAMASVGERTGQIHTKESRIIQNLLRFESLKATDIMTPRTVVSALPEDMTIDASLKYIMKTPFSRLPLYKSHLDDATGFVLKDDILIFMAQKRGNETLKALKREIMAVPSSIPLTVLFERFLTERQHIALIVSEHGGTDGLVTLEDLIETLMGMEIVDESDNVIDMRALARKQWMARAKAMGLEPETTETPGNDI from the coding sequence ATGAACCCTATTTTCGGCCGGATGGATACTGATATCCTGGGATTGATCCTGTATGTGGGGCTGGCCCTGTTTTTTTCATTTCTGTGTTCCGTGGCGGAAGCCGTTCTTTTGAGTGTCACTCCCTCGTATATCGAAGGGTTGAAAAAAAACCATCCCCGGAAAGCCGCGCTTTTGCAGCGACTTAAACAGGACAATGTGGACCGGTCTCTGGCTGCCATTCTGACATTGAATACCATTGCCCATACCGTCGGGGCCATCGGTGCGGGAGCCAAAGCCACGGCCGTGTTCGGCAGCGCCTGGTTCGGGGTGTTTTCCGCCGCCATGACCCTGATGATCCTGTTTCTGTCGGAAATCCTTCCCAAAACCATCGGTGCGGTCTACTGGTCGCGCCTGACCGGCCCCACCGCGATTTTCATCAACACGCTGATTACCATCCTGTACCCCATTGTCTGGCTGTCTGAAAAACTGACCAAATTCATTTCCCGGGGAAAAACCATGCATATTTTTTCCAGGGATGAATTCATTGCCATGGCATCCGTGGGTGAACGCACGGGTCAGATCCACACCAAAGAATCCAGAATCATTCAGAATCTGCTGCGGTTTGAAAGTCTGAAAGCCACGGATATCATGACACCGCGCACCGTGGTATCTGCGTTGCCCGAAGACATGACCATTGATGCATCTTTGAAATACATCATGAAAACTCCGTTTTCACGCCTGCCCTTGTACAAATCACACTTAGACGATGCCACGGGGTTTGTTCTCAAAGATGATATATTGATTTTCATGGCCCAGAAAAGGGGAAATGAAACACTCAAGGCCCTGAAACGGGAAATCATGGCCGTGCCCAGCTCCATCCCTTTGACCGTGCTGTTTGAACGGTTTCTGACTGAGCGTCAGCACATTGCCCTGATTGTCAGTGAACATGGGGGCACAGACGGGCTGGTGACTTTGGAAGACCTGATTGAAACCCTCATGGGAATGGAAATCGTGGATGAAAGTGACAATGTAATCGATATGCGGGCTTTGGCCCGGAAACAGTGGATGGCCCGGGCCAAAGCCATGGGCCTGGAGCCGGAAACAACGGAGACACCCGGAAATGACATATGA